A window from Listeria seeligeri serovar 1/2b str. SLCC3954 encodes these proteins:
- a CDS encoding PFL family protein — protein METNQILETIRMIEEEKLDIRTITMGISLLDCMDGDGEVARKKIYQKIVTKARHLVSVGEAIESEFGIPIINKRISVTPIAIIAGSSADKDYVEFAKTLDAAAKEVGVNFIGGYSALVQKGYTKGDEILIRSIPRALAETERVCSSVNVGSTRTGINMDAVRQMGEVIKETADLTADTQGLGCAKLVVFANAVEDNPFMAGAFHGVGEADCVINVGVSGPGVVKRAIEKVKGEPFDIVAETVKQTAFKITRMGQLVGQVASEKLGVPFGIVDLSLAPTPAIGDSVAHILEEMGLEMVGTHGTTAALALLNDAVKKGGVMACGHVGGLSGAFIPVSEDAGMIEAVQQGALNLEKLEAMTAICSVGLDMIAVPGDTTAETLAAMIADEAAIGVINNKTTAVRVIPASGTKVGDMVEFGGLLGTAPVMPVNGKSSADFIARGGRIPAPIHSFKN, from the coding sequence ATGGAAACAAATCAAATTTTAGAAACGATACGAATGATTGAAGAAGAAAAATTAGATATTCGAACAATTACAATGGGGATTTCTTTGCTTGATTGTATGGATGGTGACGGGGAAGTTGCCAGAAAGAAAATTTATCAAAAGATTGTAACGAAAGCGCGCCATTTAGTTTCTGTCGGCGAAGCAATTGAGTCTGAGTTTGGTATTCCAATTATTAATAAACGGATTTCGGTGACACCAATTGCCATTATTGCTGGTTCAAGTGCAGATAAAGATTATGTCGAATTTGCTAAAACACTTGATGCAGCAGCAAAAGAAGTTGGCGTTAATTTTATCGGTGGCTATTCGGCGCTTGTCCAAAAAGGCTATACAAAAGGCGACGAAATTTTGATTCGCTCCATTCCACGAGCACTTGCAGAGACAGAACGGGTTTGCTCTTCCGTCAATGTTGGCTCAACACGTACCGGAATAAATATGGACGCGGTTCGCCAAATGGGGGAAGTCATCAAAGAAACAGCAGACTTAACCGCGGATACACAAGGCTTAGGTTGTGCGAAGTTGGTTGTCTTTGCAAATGCGGTGGAAGATAATCCGTTTATGGCGGGAGCTTTCCACGGTGTCGGTGAAGCAGATTGTGTTATCAACGTTGGCGTAAGCGGTCCTGGAGTCGTGAAGCGTGCCATCGAAAAAGTAAAAGGCGAACCATTTGATATTGTTGCTGAAACAGTGAAGCAAACAGCTTTCAAAATTACCCGAATGGGACAACTTGTTGGGCAAGTCGCTTCTGAAAAACTGGGTGTTCCATTTGGAATTGTCGATTTATCACTTGCGCCGACTCCGGCTATCGGTGATTCAGTTGCGCATATTTTAGAAGAAATGGGCTTAGAGATGGTCGGGACACACGGAACTACTGCTGCACTAGCTCTTTTAAATGACGCTGTGAAAAAAGGTGGCGTGATGGCTTGTGGTCATGTCGGTGGATTATCTGGCGCGTTCATCCCAGTTTCAGAAGATGCGGGGATGATTGAAGCAGTTCAGCAAGGTGCCCTTAATTTAGAAAAACTTGAAGCCATGACGGCGATTTGTTCGGTTGGACTTGATATGATTGCTGTTCCAGGCGACACAACAGCCGAAACACTTGCAGCGATGATTGCGGATGAAGCAGCAATCGGTGTCATCAATAATAAAACAACAGCCGTTCGCGTCATTCCGGCAAGCGGAACCAAAGTTGGCGACATGGTCGAATTTGGTGGCTTACTCGGAACCGCCCCAGTTATGCCGGTAAATGGGAAATCATCAGCTGATTTCATTGCTCGCGGTGGACGCATACCAGCCCCAATTCATTCCTTTAAAAACTAG
- a CDS encoding glycosyltransferase family 2 protein, with product MVIADYLALFAVICIWGLLLVNIILIVAGYVYYLKNEARKIPEIPKDVPFISVMVPAHNEGKVIVKTVESLLAFDYPKDRYEIIVINDNSSDNSAELLKAIQAKNPTRQLKIINTDNVTGGKGKSNALNIGFAESRGEYIAIYDADNTPERQALRILVGEITNDAKLGAVIGKFRTRNRNASWLTRFINIETLSFQWMAQAGRWALFKLCTIPGTNFIVRRSLLEAIGGWDVKAVAEDTEISFRIYMMGYRIKFQSKAVTWEQEPQTLPVWFKQRSRWAKGNIYVILKNVPLLFKREGRRVRFDILYFLSIYFLLLTSLIVSDILLVLYALGFVHTTLAGLSGALWLLAILLFVAGTFITLTTEKGEISFSNLIFIMLMYVTYCQLWMVVAAYGFFIFLKDTVLKKETKWYKTERF from the coding sequence ATGGTTATTGCTGATTACTTGGCATTATTTGCAGTCATCTGTATCTGGGGGCTTTTGCTAGTTAATATTATTTTGATTGTTGCGGGATACGTGTATTACTTGAAAAATGAAGCACGGAAAATACCTGAAATACCTAAAGACGTGCCATTTATTTCAGTCATGGTGCCGGCTCATAATGAAGGTAAAGTGATTGTTAAAACGGTTGAATCGCTCCTTGCTTTTGATTATCCAAAAGATCGTTATGAAATTATTGTAATTAATGATAATTCTTCTGATAACAGTGCGGAACTTCTGAAAGCAATTCAAGCTAAAAATCCGACCAGACAGCTGAAAATTATTAATACCGATAACGTTACAGGTGGAAAAGGAAAATCTAATGCACTTAATATCGGTTTTGCAGAAAGTCGCGGAGAGTATATTGCGATTTATGATGCCGATAATACTCCGGAACGACAAGCACTCCGAATTTTAGTGGGTGAAATTACAAATGATGCAAAACTTGGTGCAGTCATTGGTAAATTTAGAACACGGAATCGAAATGCTAGTTGGCTAACACGTTTTATCAACATTGAGACGCTTAGTTTTCAGTGGATGGCTCAAGCGGGTAGATGGGCATTATTCAAGCTTTGTACCATTCCGGGAACGAATTTTATTGTGCGAAGATCGCTGCTTGAGGCGATTGGCGGTTGGGATGTGAAAGCTGTCGCGGAAGATACAGAAATTAGTTTTCGGATTTACATGATGGGCTACCGCATTAAGTTTCAATCAAAAGCAGTCACATGGGAACAAGAACCGCAAACATTACCCGTCTGGTTTAAACAACGCTCTAGGTGGGCGAAAGGAAATATTTACGTCATTTTAAAAAACGTGCCTTTACTATTTAAACGTGAAGGTAGACGAGTTCGGTTTGATATTTTATATTTCTTGTCAATTTATTTTTTACTTTTGACCTCATTGATTGTGAGTGATATCTTATTAGTCTTGTATGCGCTTGGATTTGTACATACTACACTTGCTGGTCTCAGCGGGGCACTTTGGTTACTCGCTATTTTGCTCTTTGTAGCAGGCACTTTTATCACTTTAACCACCGAAAAGGGAGAAATCAGTTTTTCGAATTTGATTTTTATTATGTTAATGTATGTTACCTATTGCCAGCTTTGGATGGTAGTAGCCGCATATGGATTCTTTATTTTCTTAAAAGATACCGTACTAAAAAAAGAAACTAAATGGTATAAAACCGAGCGTTTCTAA
- a CDS encoding 6-phospho-beta-glucosidase, which produces MKKGVKIVTIGGGSSYTPELVEGFIKRYHELPIRELWLVDIEAGREKLEIVGNMAKRMVKAANIDCEVHLTLDRREALKDADFVTTQFRVGLLEARIKDERIPLSHGIIGQETNGAGGMFKAFRTIPVILGIVEDMRELCPDAWLINFTNPAGMVTEAVLRYGKWDKVIGLCNVPIGAIKSASDVLGKPEEDLFFKFAGINHLHWHRIFDKDGTELTETVIDGLYGPNANPGKVVENIKNMRFLYEQVKHLKMLPCPYHRYYYMTDAMLEEELASFKNEGTRGEVVKKLEDSLFELYKDPNLDHKPEELSKRGGAHYSDAACEIINSIYNNKGTLMVVSTRNNGAIDDVPYDSAVEITSVIRAHGAEPVNFGKFPPAQRGLLQVMKSMEELTIEAAVTGDYATALQAFTSNPLVPSGDLAKTILDEMLEAHKEYLPQFAK; this is translated from the coding sequence ATGAAAAAAGGTGTAAAAATCGTTACAATTGGTGGAGGATCAAGCTACACACCAGAACTTGTTGAAGGATTTATTAAACGTTATCATGAACTTCCAATCAGAGAACTTTGGCTAGTTGATATTGAAGCAGGACGTGAAAAACTAGAAATCGTTGGTAATATGGCAAAACGGATGGTTAAAGCAGCGAACATTGACTGCGAAGTACATTTAACACTCGACCGCCGTGAAGCTTTAAAAGATGCAGATTTTGTTACAACACAATTTCGTGTTGGTTTATTAGAAGCTCGTATTAAAGACGAAAGAATTCCACTTAGTCACGGAATTATTGGTCAAGAAACTAACGGCGCAGGTGGAATGTTTAAAGCATTCCGGACAATTCCAGTCATTCTTGGTATCGTAGAAGATATGCGCGAATTATGCCCAGATGCTTGGCTAATTAACTTCACGAACCCAGCAGGAATGGTAACCGAAGCTGTCCTTAGATACGGTAAATGGGACAAAGTTATTGGCCTTTGTAATGTACCAATTGGCGCAATTAAGAGCGCATCTGATGTCCTTGGAAAACCAGAAGAAGATCTATTTTTCAAATTTGCAGGGATTAACCATCTACATTGGCACCGTATTTTTGATAAAGATGGTACAGAGCTTACAGAAACAGTGATTGACGGACTTTACGGACCAAATGCAAACCCTGGAAAAGTCGTTGAAAACATCAAAAATATGCGCTTCTTATATGAACAAGTAAAACACTTAAAAATGCTTCCTTGTCCGTACCACCGTTATTACTACATGACTGATGCGATGCTTGAAGAAGAATTAGCTTCATTCAAAAACGAAGGTACTCGAGGAGAAGTCGTAAAAAAATTAGAAGATAGCTTGTTCGAACTTTACAAAGATCCAAATCTTGATCATAAACCAGAAGAATTATCCAAACGTGGAGGCGCGCATTATAGTGATGCTGCCTGCGAAATTATTAACTCGATATACAATAACAAAGGAACATTAATGGTCGTATCAACACGTAATAATGGCGCAATTGATGACGTTCCTTACGATAGCGCAGTAGAAATTACCAGTGTTATTCGTGCACACGGAGCAGAACCAGTAAACTTCGGTAAATTCCCACCAGCACAACGCGGCTTACTACAAGTAATGAAATCAATGGAAGAGTTAACAATTGAAGCAGCTGTAACAGGTGATTACGCAACAGCACTTCAAGCTTTCACCTCTAATCCACTCGTTCCAAGCGGCGACTTAGCAAAAACAATTTTAGATGAAATGTTAGAAGCGCATAAAGAATACTTACCACAATTTGCGAAATAA
- a CDS encoding class I SAM-dependent methyltransferase, translated as MNLEEIVDCMLRTNQEIQQTQTEHRIKLVDFWEIKAGDRVLEVGCGQGDTTAVLANAVGPNGFVQAIDIAPETYGAPFTIGDATNHIKNSVLGDRIDFKLATDILQGDISFSDKSFDVAILSHASWYFGSKDELTRMLVLLSKWAKRVCYAEWNPQITDVKQSAHLLAVLTQASYEAFKTNTQSNIRTFISPFDLKEIIAEHNWKIGAEASIYSEKMQDSRWEIEYTKDFITKELEADLGVPAKFKTFLQSQSQLIELENSLPMASYCTSWRTE; from the coding sequence ATGAATTTAGAGGAAATAGTCGACTGTATGCTGCGTACTAACCAAGAAATCCAACAAACCCAAACCGAACACCGAATCAAATTGGTCGATTTTTGGGAAATAAAGGCGGGTGACCGTGTACTTGAAGTTGGTTGTGGGCAAGGGGACACGACAGCAGTCCTAGCAAATGCTGTTGGTCCGAATGGTTTTGTGCAAGCGATTGATATTGCACCCGAAACATACGGAGCGCCATTTACGATTGGAGATGCAACTAACCATATCAAAAATTCTGTACTTGGTGATCGGATTGATTTTAAGCTAGCTACTGATATTTTACAAGGTGATATTAGTTTTTCGGACAAGTCGTTTGATGTTGCAATTTTATCGCACGCATCTTGGTATTTTGGTTCAAAAGATGAACTTACTCGCATGCTTGTTTTACTTAGCAAGTGGGCAAAACGGGTTTGTTACGCTGAATGGAATCCGCAAATTACAGATGTGAAGCAATCCGCTCATTTGTTGGCGGTACTTACTCAGGCTTCATATGAGGCTTTTAAAACGAATACGCAGTCGAATATCCGCACATTTATCAGTCCATTTGATTTGAAAGAAATTATTGCAGAACATAATTGGAAAATAGGTGCAGAAGCAAGTATTTATTCTGAAAAGATGCAAGATAGTCGCTGGGAGATTGAATACACTAAGGATTTTATTACAAAAGAACTCGAAGCAGATCTAGGAGTGCCAGCTAAATTTAAGACGTTTTTACAGAGTCAATCACAGCTTATTGAACTGGAAAATAGCTTGCCAATGGCTTCATACTGTACTTCTTGGCGGACGGAATAA
- a CDS encoding ACT domain-containing protein, translating to MRAVLTVIGKDNVGIIAGVSNKLAELNINIVDVSQTIMDGYFTMMMMCDISQINKEFDEIKSELAGKGENLQVKIHIQREEIFNAMHKL from the coding sequence GTGAGAGCGGTTTTAACAGTAATCGGAAAAGATAATGTAGGTATTATTGCTGGTGTTAGTAATAAATTAGCAGAACTTAATATTAATATCGTGGACGTATCGCAAACAATTATGGACGGATATTTCACAATGATGATGATGTGTGACATTAGCCAAATCAACAAAGAATTTGATGAAATAAAATCAGAACTTGCTGGAAAAGGCGAGAACCTCCAAGTAAAAATACATATTCAGCGTGAAGAGATTTTTAATGCAATGCATAAACTTTAG
- a CDS encoding LacI family DNA-binding transcriptional regulator, whose protein sequence is MANIQEIAKLAGVSSATVSRVINKRDYVSEETRKRVQTIIDQLDYVPNLNAVSLKRGTTKLIGMVIPSFTDSLNVFLKSFTMIAQEHGYNVTLFMTRIDQDKELEALEMLRQKKIDALVLVIRSNDWKTIEHYTKYGPIVTWQRVESEKIPSVFMNQYDGYTLALEHLYEKGYRKFVNVYGNTTGLNTQSRMLAFKDFCERYDLDPHEFRQFYGLGSRQDGEKIAHWWEETAHKPDAFLTPNDYFAAGLLTEARRSGHRIPEDFAICGFDNMEIAHLLDMTTIHYPVNLQAENAFMLIMNKLFGSDLPLIDLDFHLVERKTT, encoded by the coding sequence GTGGCAAATATACAAGAAATCGCGAAACTTGCGGGTGTTTCATCGGCAACTGTTTCACGAGTGATTAATAAACGTGATTATGTCAGCGAAGAAACTAGAAAACGCGTCCAGACAATCATTGATCAACTAGATTATGTGCCAAACCTAAATGCAGTTTCATTAAAAAGAGGCACAACAAAGCTGATCGGCATGGTAATTCCGAGTTTCACTGACTCGCTGAATGTTTTTTTAAAGAGTTTTACGATGATTGCACAAGAGCATGGCTATAATGTCACTTTGTTTATGACAAGAATCGACCAAGATAAGGAACTAGAAGCACTAGAAATGTTACGCCAAAAGAAAATCGATGCACTTGTTCTCGTGATTCGTTCTAACGATTGGAAAACGATTGAACATTATACCAAGTACGGACCGATTGTGACTTGGCAACGAGTAGAAAGCGAAAAAATCCCTTCTGTTTTTATGAACCAATACGATGGCTATACTTTAGCTTTGGAGCATTTATATGAAAAAGGCTACCGGAAGTTTGTTAATGTTTACGGGAATACTACTGGTCTCAATACCCAAAGTCGGATGCTCGCTTTCAAAGATTTTTGTGAGCGTTATGACCTTGATCCGCATGAGTTTAGACAGTTTTATGGGCTCGGAAGCAGGCAAGACGGGGAAAAAATTGCGCATTGGTGGGAAGAGACTGCGCATAAACCTGATGCTTTTTTGACGCCGAATGATTATTTCGCTGCGGGATTGTTGACGGAGGCGAGACGTTCTGGACACCGCATCCCGGAAGATTTTGCGATTTGTGGTTTTGATAATATGGAAATTGCTCATTTGCTTGATATGACAACGATTCATTATCCAGTAAATTTACAAGCGGAAAATGCTTTTATGCTTATTATGAATAAATTATTCGGAAGTGATTTACCGCTGATTGATTTGGATTTCCATTTAGTAGAAAGAAAAACAACTTAA
- a CDS encoding cellulose biosynthesis cyclic di-GMP-binding regulatory protein BcsB, with the protein MKKLTVMGLLVFAVLFLYRPDVFAADKTYQTVFGTDKTAQGKFTTTKQNFTIENYWDVSSAKAKLVYTITQLNEKEISTMTLKINDVAFYSFRPDKTDKGTRQIEVEIPKDKLKKGVNVLSVESFVYTDLPDGRCTIDDTPANWLQFDKTSAVNVTYSDKAFKQTIADFGERFTGIDTVKSQQGAVAVLENAGDTELGAALEGLSGFSSANTLEDKNIPFGKYEEANTRNGKNYIALFSSYDHLPAAIKSQIKADKKLETQALFQVVTAGNTNTLVVTSKSNDALKKAGKLIANQNYLSQLGTNSKWLTTDEKIDTPANNVDKNTKLTTSGDKIKGIGHVTQDYFISMPANRSASTGTEVSLDFRYAQNLDFEHSLVTILVNGKPIGSQKLSAKKANGDKVTFQIPSDLNVKGDFSVTVAFDLVLTNNYCGFISDSEIPWAYITPESTINLNTTEETDLLFEQYPYPFVADGDFNNAMVVVPDKLTTEDTDSLANIFNLLGRFHDGNRGSLTAVHAKNWDKAKKDANVIAVGTMNNNPVIKNANEDLYFQYDKTGSYFLSNEKISIEKNYGKGLGSVQLIKSEGMQILAVTGPGTTQTELGSELIASKENLAEIYGDGAIVDNDNTIHSYRFKKAADTQDESFGTKISNNKEVTVFGAFALLTVVLLGVAVLLILRKYRRK; encoded by the coding sequence ATGAAAAAATTAACTGTTATGGGACTACTTGTGTTCGCTGTATTATTCTTATACAGGCCAGACGTTTTTGCAGCAGATAAAACCTATCAAACCGTCTTTGGAACAGACAAAACGGCGCAAGGAAAATTTACAACAACGAAACAAAATTTTACGATAGAAAATTACTGGGACGTATCAAGCGCGAAAGCAAAGTTAGTTTATACAATTACCCAATTAAATGAAAAAGAAATTTCCACGATGACACTAAAAATAAATGATGTCGCATTTTATTCTTTCCGACCAGATAAAACGGACAAAGGGACACGTCAGATTGAAGTGGAAATTCCTAAAGATAAATTGAAGAAAGGCGTCAATGTTTTATCTGTCGAAAGCTTCGTGTATACTGATTTGCCAGATGGTCGTTGTACAATTGATGATACTCCAGCCAATTGGTTACAATTCGACAAAACGAGCGCTGTCAATGTTACGTATTCTGATAAAGCTTTTAAACAAACCATTGCCGATTTTGGTGAAAGATTTACTGGGATTGACACAGTGAAAAGTCAGCAAGGTGCTGTTGCTGTTTTAGAAAATGCGGGGGACACGGAGCTTGGCGCGGCGCTTGAAGGACTTTCTGGTTTTTCGTCTGCCAATACTTTAGAAGACAAAAATATTCCATTTGGTAAATATGAAGAAGCAAATACAAGAAATGGCAAAAACTATATCGCTTTATTTTCAAGCTATGATCATTTACCAGCAGCAATTAAATCACAAATAAAAGCTGATAAAAAATTAGAAACACAAGCACTTTTCCAAGTCGTCACTGCGGGTAATACAAATACGTTAGTTGTTACCTCGAAATCAAATGACGCACTTAAAAAAGCTGGAAAATTAATTGCCAACCAAAACTACTTAAGCCAGCTGGGAACCAATTCAAAATGGTTAACAACGGATGAAAAAATTGATACTCCAGCAAATAACGTTGACAAAAATACGAAATTAACAACTTCAGGAGACAAAATCAAAGGCATTGGTCATGTTACGCAAGACTATTTCATCAGTATGCCGGCGAATAGAAGCGCATCTACCGGAACCGAAGTATCACTCGACTTTAGATATGCGCAGAACTTAGACTTTGAGCATTCGCTAGTAACCATTTTAGTAAACGGAAAGCCAATCGGTAGTCAGAAATTATCTGCCAAAAAGGCAAACGGAGATAAAGTAACTTTCCAAATTCCGAGCGATTTAAACGTCAAAGGAGATTTTTCGGTTACCGTAGCTTTTGATTTAGTTCTTACTAACAATTATTGTGGTTTTATTTCAGATTCAGAGATACCGTGGGCGTACATTACTCCGGAATCAACTATTAACCTAAATACGACCGAAGAAACCGATTTATTATTTGAGCAATATCCATATCCATTCGTGGCTGATGGCGACTTTAATAATGCGATGGTTGTCGTACCAGATAAATTAACAACTGAAGATACTGATTCCTTAGCAAATATTTTTAATTTACTTGGTCGATTCCATGATGGAAACCGCGGAAGTTTAACAGCGGTTCACGCGAAAAATTGGGACAAAGCCAAAAAAGACGCCAATGTTATCGCAGTGGGTACGATGAATAATAATCCTGTCATTAAAAACGCCAATGAAGATTTATATTTCCAATATGATAAAACAGGTAGTTATTTCCTTTCCAACGAAAAAATTTCGATTGAGAAAAACTATGGCAAAGGGCTTGGAAGTGTTCAGCTAATTAAGTCAGAAGGGATGCAAATTCTAGCTGTCACAGGACCAGGGACTACACAAACCGAGCTAGGTTCTGAGCTCATCGCATCCAAAGAAAATCTAGCGGAAATTTACGGAGATGGAGCGATTGTAGATAACGACAATACCATTCACTCTTATAGATTCAAAAAAGCAGCCGATACACAAGATGAAAGTTTTGGGACAAAAATTAGTAACAATAAAGAAGTAACTGTTTTTGGAGCATTTGCGCTTCTGACCGTTGTCTTACTTGGCGTTGCTGTCCTACTCATCTTGCGTAAATATCGCCGGAAGTGA
- a CDS encoding diguanylate cyclase domain-containing protein, translating into MKKITNNLYADIGFLFFILLCFITIGFMINTPDEYLRNIIFLNITFLLVIITYFTNLTLGLILNILYIFIYATYIIYEIVANQMAYGVDSYYWLIITPLFTVAGAMFTRNTSKLQAENTKIKEQNLYLGTIDQETLLKNIVSFQNDERIFSSISRRYDLPLSLMVIKVRHWRELKRFQSEDEMRLALQDISAILESCIRTSDVLYLLDKDDATWGLLLLTDEPGGKLVADRIKSRIAEANTEEFAAKYRVKLELRIGTSQFDSEKVKTPLDFIELATKELEYDV; encoded by the coding sequence ATGAAAAAAATAACAAATAACTTATATGCAGATATTGGCTTTTTATTTTTCATCTTGCTTTGTTTCATCACGATTGGTTTTATGATCAATACGCCGGATGAATATTTGCGTAATATTATCTTCTTAAATATTACTTTCTTGCTTGTTATCATTACCTACTTTACTAATTTAACATTAGGTTTAATTTTAAATATCCTATACATTTTCATTTATGCGACGTACATTATTTATGAGATTGTTGCTAATCAAATGGCTTACGGAGTGGATAGTTATTATTGGCTGATTATCACGCCACTTTTCACTGTAGCAGGTGCGATGTTTACGCGAAACACATCCAAACTGCAAGCAGAAAACACAAAAATTAAAGAACAAAATTTATATTTAGGGACGATTGATCAAGAAACATTGCTTAAAAATATCGTTTCATTCCAAAATGATGAGCGAATTTTTTCCAGTATTTCAAGACGCTACGATTTACCACTTTCATTAATGGTAATCAAAGTAAGACATTGGCGCGAATTAAAACGATTTCAGAGTGAAGATGAAATGCGTCTGGCGCTCCAAGATATTTCCGCCATTTTAGAATCTTGCATTCGGACGAGTGATGTTCTCTATTTACTTGATAAGGATGATGCGACATGGGGGTTACTGCTTTTGACAGATGAACCGGGCGGGAAATTAGTTGCGGACAGAATCAAAAGTCGAATTGCTGAGGCGAACACGGAAGAATTTGCGGCTAAATATCGCGTGAAGCTGGAACTTCGTATCGGAACAAGTCAATTTGATAGTGAAAAAGTCAAGACACCACTTGATTTTATTGAATTAGCGACAAAAGAATTAGAGTATGACGTGTAA